One genomic segment of Actinoplanes ianthinogenes includes these proteins:
- a CDS encoding penicillin acylase family protein, whose protein sequence is MRRRFSQLTAALSATLLTTAVLVQVSEQPATAAFATNDYCLGECSDILPPGQNGDADLAQILAHQVLGTQPPHADDQLRPYANLAYSYTGLTPGQINSFFNDSSYGVASNNVASTVSPRADVTIVRDSSLGIPHVTGSTRAGTMFGAGYAGAQDRLFLMDLMRHVARGSLTSFAGGAEGNRDLEQSVWRNSPYTEADLQAQIDALRASGTRGAQLYDDVIQYLAGVNKYIDDCMAARDCPGEYVLTGHLDAITNAGGPEDFVPTDLIAVAGVIGGLFGGGGGTEMQSALVRIAARAKYGTTAGDQVWQQFRSQNDPETVLTLHNGQSFPYGAGNPNAAGVAMPDAGSAVPQEIVFDKTGSAATGVSGSSAIAKSLSSLTIGEASRGMSNAAVVSAANSATGHPVAVFGPQTGYFAPQLLMLQELQGPGISSRGVAFSGLNLYTLLGRGPDYAWSATSSIQDITDTYAVRLCNADGSAPTTASTSYLYHGTCTAMENLTRANAWKPTTADSTAAGSYRLTVQRTRYGLVTWRGTVGGTPVAFARLRSTYGHEADSAIGFQMFNEPEQMGSAAAFTTSASHIPFAFNWFYVNSTENAMYTSGAQPSRPSTVDPNLPNWGDAANEWLSWNGGTAHPQAVNQDYFVSWNNKQAKDFSAADGNFSFGSVHRGDLLDAPLKAGIVAGTKYDRASLLKVVEQAGLTDLRGKKVLPVLLRVIDTATVTDATQAAAVAKLRTWLTNGALRKETAAGSKAYADADAIRIFDAWWPKLVQAQFATGLGTDLFGSLVDALQINESPSGGQTGPVSGLPTSANESQAHKGSSFQYGWWGWVDKDLRSVLGDAVPNWSTKYCGGGAIGACRSALLTSLSSALAEPAATTYPADAHCSAGDQWCADAILQSPLGGITHSLIGWQNRPTYQQVVSFPAKRGDAVSNLAAGKSVSASSTQLGYPASNAVDGKPGSRWASSWSDNQWLRVDLGATTRVARVVVSWESAYASAYKIETSADGSTWTPVAAVAGSDGGIDTVVTTPVDARYVRLTGQTRATKYGLSIYEMEIYSH, encoded by the coding sequence ATGCGCCGACGCTTTTCGCAGCTCACCGCTGCCCTCTCCGCAACGCTCCTGACCACCGCAGTCCTCGTGCAGGTGAGCGAACAGCCGGCCACCGCGGCGTTCGCGACCAACGACTACTGCCTGGGCGAGTGCTCCGACATCCTGCCGCCCGGGCAGAACGGGGACGCCGATCTCGCACAGATCCTGGCCCACCAGGTGCTCGGCACCCAGCCGCCGCACGCCGACGACCAGCTCCGGCCGTACGCGAATCTGGCGTACAGCTACACCGGGCTGACTCCCGGCCAGATCAACTCCTTCTTCAACGACTCCTCCTACGGCGTGGCCTCGAACAACGTGGCCAGCACGGTGTCGCCGCGCGCGGACGTGACGATCGTGCGGGACTCCTCGCTCGGGATCCCGCACGTCACCGGCTCCACCCGGGCCGGGACGATGTTCGGCGCCGGGTACGCCGGGGCGCAGGACCGGCTGTTCCTGATGGACCTGATGCGGCACGTGGCGCGGGGCTCGCTCACCTCGTTCGCCGGTGGCGCCGAGGGCAACCGGGACCTGGAGCAGAGCGTCTGGCGCAACTCGCCGTACACCGAGGCCGACCTCCAGGCGCAGATCGACGCGCTGCGGGCGTCCGGCACCCGGGGCGCGCAGCTCTACGACGACGTGATCCAGTACCTGGCCGGCGTCAACAAGTACATCGACGACTGCATGGCCGCCCGGGACTGCCCCGGCGAGTACGTGCTGACCGGCCACCTGGACGCGATCACCAACGCCGGCGGCCCGGAGGACTTCGTGCCGACCGACCTGATCGCGGTGGCCGGGGTGATCGGTGGCCTGTTCGGCGGGGGCGGCGGCACCGAGATGCAGTCGGCGCTGGTCCGGATCGCGGCCCGGGCGAAATACGGCACCACCGCCGGTGACCAGGTCTGGCAGCAGTTCCGCTCGCAGAACGACCCGGAGACGGTGCTGACGCTGCACAACGGGCAGAGTTTCCCGTACGGCGCGGGCAACCCGAACGCGGCCGGTGTCGCCATGCCGGACGCCGGCAGCGCGGTCCCGCAGGAGATCGTCTTCGACAAGACCGGTTCCGCCGCCACCGGCGTCTCCGGCAGCAGCGCGATCGCCAAGTCGCTGAGCTCGCTGACCATCGGCGAGGCGAGCCGGGGCATGTCGAACGCGGCCGTGGTGTCGGCGGCGAACTCGGCCACCGGGCACCCGGTCGCCGTGTTCGGCCCGCAGACCGGGTACTTCGCGCCGCAGCTGCTGATGCTCCAGGAGTTGCAGGGGCCGGGGATCAGCAGCCGGGGCGTGGCGTTCAGCGGGCTCAACCTGTACACGCTGCTGGGCCGCGGACCGGATTACGCGTGGAGCGCCACGTCGTCGATCCAGGACATCACCGACACGTACGCGGTACGGCTGTGCAACGCCGACGGCAGCGCGCCGACCACGGCGTCCACGTCGTACCTGTACCACGGGACGTGCACGGCGATGGAGAACCTGACCCGGGCCAACGCGTGGAAGCCGACGACGGCCGACTCGACGGCGGCCGGGTCGTACCGGCTGACCGTGCAGCGCACCAGGTACGGCCTGGTGACCTGGCGGGGCACGGTGGGCGGGACGCCGGTGGCGTTCGCGCGGCTGCGCTCGACGTACGGGCACGAGGCGGACTCGGCGATCGGGTTCCAGATGTTCAACGAGCCGGAGCAGATGGGCAGCGCCGCGGCGTTCACCACGTCGGCCTCGCACATCCCGTTCGCGTTCAACTGGTTCTACGTCAACTCCACCGAGAACGCGATGTACACCTCCGGCGCCCAGCCGTCCCGGCCGTCCACCGTCGACCCGAACCTGCCGAACTGGGGTGACGCCGCGAACGAGTGGCTCAGCTGGAACGGCGGCACCGCGCACCCGCAGGCGGTGAACCAGGACTACTTCGTGAGCTGGAACAACAAGCAGGCGAAGGACTTCTCCGCGGCGGACGGCAACTTCAGCTTCGGCTCGGTGCACCGCGGCGACCTGCTGGACGCGCCGCTCAAGGCCGGCATCGTGGCCGGGACGAAGTACGACCGGGCGTCACTGCTCAAGGTGGTCGAGCAGGCCGGGCTGACCGACCTGCGCGGCAAGAAGGTGCTGCCGGTGCTGCTGCGGGTGATCGACACCGCCACGGTCACCGACGCCACCCAGGCCGCCGCGGTCGCCAAGCTGCGCACCTGGCTCACCAACGGCGCGCTGCGCAAGGAGACGGCGGCCGGCAGCAAGGCGTACGCCGACGCCGACGCCATCCGGATCTTCGACGCCTGGTGGCCGAAGCTGGTGCAGGCGCAGTTCGCCACCGGGCTGGGCACCGATCTGTTCGGCTCCCTGGTGGACGCGTTGCAGATCAACGAGTCGCCGTCCGGCGGGCAGACCGGGCCGGTCTCCGGCCTGCCGACCTCGGCCAACGAGTCGCAGGCCCACAAGGGATCGTCCTTCCAGTACGGCTGGTGGGGCTGGGTCGACAAGGACCTGCGCTCGGTGCTCGGCGACGCGGTGCCGAACTGGTCCACGAAGTACTGCGGCGGCGGAGCGATCGGCGCCTGCCGGAGCGCCCTGCTGACCAGCCTGAGCAGCGCTCTCGCCGAGCCGGCCGCGACCACCTACCCGGCTGACGCCCACTGCTCGGCGGGCGACCAGTGGTGCGCCGACGCGATCCTCCAGTCGCCGCTGGGCGGGATCACGCACTCCCTGATCGGCTGGCAGAACCGGCCGACGTACCAGCAGGTGGTGTCCTTTCCCGCGAAGCGGGGTGACGCGGTGAGCAACCTGGCCGCCGGGAAGAGCGTCAGCGCGTCGAGCACGCAGCTCGGGTATCCGGCGAGCAACGCGGTCGACGGCAAGCCGGGCAGCCGGTGGGCCAGCTCGTGGTCGGACAACCAGTGGCTCCGGGTGGACCTGGGCGCCACCACGCGGGTCGCCCGGGTGGTGGTCTCCTGGGAGTCGGCCTACGCGTCGGCGTACAAGATTGAAACCTCGGCCGATGGCAGCACCTGGACCCCGGTGGCGGCCGTGGCCGGGAGCGACGGCGGCATCGACACCGTCGTGACGACGCCGGTCGATGCGCGGTATGTCCGGCTGACCGGGCAGACCCGGGCGACGAAGTACGGCCTCTCGATATATGAGATGGAGATCTACTCTCATTGA